The following proteins come from a genomic window of Acinonyx jubatus isolate Ajub_Pintada_27869175 chromosome C1, VMU_Ajub_asm_v1.0, whole genome shotgun sequence:
- the PNKD gene encoding probable hydrolase PNKD isoform X8 gives MAAVVAATALKGRGARNARVLRGILSGATANKASQNRTRALQSHSSPECKEEPEPLSPELEYIPRKRGKNPMKAVGLAWAIGFPCGVLLFILTKREVDKDRLKQMKARQNMRASNTGEYESQRFRASSQHAPSPEAGSGVQA, from the exons ATGGCGGCGGTGGTAGCTGCTACGGCGCTGAAGGGCCGGGGGGCGAGAAATGCCCGCGTCCTCCGGG GGATCCTCTCAGGAGCCACAGCTAACAAGGCCTCCCAGAACAGGACCCGGGCTCTGCAAAGCCACAGCTCCCCAGAGTGCAAGGAGGAGCCTGAGCCCCTATCCCCTGAGCTGGAATACATTCCCAGAAAGAGGGGCAAGAACCCCATGAAAGCTGTGGGACTAGCCTG GGCCATCGGCTTCCCCTGTGGTGTCCTCCTCTTCATCCTCACCAAGCGGGAAGTGGACAAGGACCGTTTGAAGCAGATGAAGGCTCGGCAGAACATGCGGGCATCCAACACGGGCGAGTATGAGAGCCAGAGGTTCAGGGCCTCCTCCCAACATGCCCCGTCTCCTGAAGCCGGGTCGGGGGTGCAAGCCTGA